In Elaeis guineensis isolate ETL-2024a chromosome 1, EG11, whole genome shotgun sequence, a genomic segment contains:
- the LOC140854715 gene encoding serine/threonine-protein phosphatase 7 long form homolog, with protein MAYDPRYPGPRDSSILTLQEHHRSQTILDGGESRHLRLRRSDADFWRTEDIPDRVLDYLRYLGFYGVYRIGRIQMDVGLITALLERWRPETHTFHLPFGEATISLQDVSILTGLPVDGDPVTGVDPALTIPEWQALCFRLLGFEPDAYFFDHSRLRIECLDDRYRHFHIADDAPEEMVQQYVRGQVLRLLGGVLLPDTSSNKMKLMFLPLLEDLDFAHRLSWGSAVLACLYRAMCRGSYADQSEIGGYLVLLQIWVWERMPTISPLRRQLLEMPSEQQDPDVPFRLDGPLGYRWNVAFNVHHVSTRVARVYRCQLDTLVDTSRRFLWEPYTDGILAILPQMCTVGHDIWTARVPLICFDVVEWHLPDRVLR; from the exons atggcttacgatccacgatatcccggtcctcgagacagcagtattcttacattgcaggagcatcaTCGAtcgcagactattttagatggcggc gagtccagacatcttcgtctacgacgatccgatgcagatttctggaggacagaggatatcccagatagagtgttagattatttacgatatctgggattttatggagtatatcggatcggtcgtatacagatggacgttggtcttattactgctttgcttgagagatggcgtccagagacacacacatttcatcttccatttggtgaggcgaccatcagtttacaggatgtcagcatccttactggactaccagttgatggagatccagttaccggagttgatcccgcacttaccattccggagtggcaggctttgtgcttccgattgttagggtttgagcccgacgcatattttttcgatcattcacgactcaggattgagtgtttggatgatcgttatcgtcattttcatattgcggatgatgcaccggaggagatggtgcagcagtatgttaggggtcaggtgctgcgattattaggtggtgtcctgttacctgatacttcatcgaataagatgaagttgatgtttttgccattattagaggatttagacttcgctcatcgactcagttggggcagtgcagtactagcttgtctatatcgagctatgtgtcggggttcctatgctgatcagagcgagattggcggttatcttgtattattacag atttgggtatgggagcgtatgccgactatcagtccattacgacgacagttgctcgagatgccatcagagcagcaggatcctgatgttccattcagactagacggaccattaggatacag atggaacgttgcattcaacgttcatcacgtatcgacaagagtggcacgggtttataggtgccagttggatacattagttgatacatctagacgg tttttgtgggagccatatacagatgggatattggctatactgccgcagatgtgtacagttggacacgacatatggactgctagggtgccgcttatttgttttgatgtggtagagtggcatcttcccgatcgtgtcctgcggtag